The stretch of DNA GGGGGGGGGGGGGGGGGGGGGGGGGGCCGCGGGGGGGGGGGGCGGGGGCCGGCGCGGCGGCGGGGGGGGGGGGGGGGGGGGGGGGCGGGGGGGGGGGGGGGGGGGGGGCGGGGGGGGGGGGTGGGGGGGGCGGGGGGGGCGGGCGCGGGGGGGGGGGGCCGGGGGGGGGGGGCGGGGGCGGCCGCCCGGGGGGGCCGGCCGGGCGGGGCGGGGGGGGGGGGGGGGGGGGGGGGGGGGGGGCGGCCCGGGGGGGGCGGGGGGCGGCGCCGGCCGGCGGCGCGGGGGCGGCCCGGGGGGCCGGCGCGGCGCGCGCGGGCGCCGCTGCCCGCGCGCCCGGGGCGCCCGCTGGGCGGCCGGCGGCGCCCGGCCCGCGCGGGCTGCTCCTCAAGCCCGAGTGGCCCGGCCTTGAGACCCAGGCCGCCCTACGAGGAGCGCAGAGCGCGCTTGAAGACCTTACCGGTCGGTCCCAGTGGAAGTGACTCGCGAATCTCGACCGACCGAGGGTATTTATAGGCCGCGAGCTGTTCCTTGCTCCAGGCGATGAGCTCGTCGGCCGCGAGCGTCTGGTTGGGTTTGAGCACGACGAAGGCTCTGATTTCTTCGCCGAGGCGGTCGTCCGGCACGCCGATGACGGCGGCCACGGCCACGGCCGGGTGCGTCATCAGCACTTCCTCGATTTCACGCGGATACACGTTCATGCCGCCGCGCAGCACCATGTCTTTTTTGCGGTCCACGATCGAGACGTAGCCGTCGGCGTCGATGATGCCGATGTCGCCGGAGTGGAACCACCCGCCTTTGAGCGCCTCGGCGGTTTCCTCCGGGCGCTTGTAGTAGCCCTTCATGACGTTGTGGCCGCGGATGACCACCTCGCCGCGTTCGCCTGAGGGGACCGGCTGATCGTTGTCGTCCACCACGCGCACTTCACAGCCGAAGATCGGCAACCCGACCGTGCCCGGCTTGGATGGCAGCTGCACCTGGTTGAAGCACGCCACGGGCGACGTCTCCGAGAGGCCGTAGCCTTCGAGCACGCGCACGTTAAACGTCTTCTGAAAGTCTTCGAGCACGGCAACCGGCATCGGCGCACCACCCGACACGCAGAGCTTCATCTCGCGCGCAATCCCCGACACATCGGCGCCAGTCTGTCGAACCAGTTGCAGCAGGGCCCAATACATCGCGGGCACACCAATCCAGAAGTTGATGCGCTCATCCATCATGATCTTCAGGGTGGCGGCCGGGTCAAATCGCGGCAGCAGCACCAGCGTACCGCCGCTTGAGACGCCGGCGTTCATCTGCGCCGTCTGGCCCGTGGAATGGAACAAAGGCAACGTCACGAGGTAGCGATTCGTGGCCTCGGGTCCGCTGTTGAGCAGCGGCGTGTACATGTCGCGCGAGGCCATCGCATTCACGGTCATGTTGAAATGCGTGAGCTCGGCCGCCTTCGGCTGGCCGGTGGTGCCCGACGTGAAGAGCATCACAGCCGTGTCGTCAGGCGCAGACGGATGCGTGGGGCACACGGGCGGCTGCCCGTGCATCAACTGGCCCAATGTCATGGCGCGTTCTACGGTGGTGGGCGCCGCGGGGTTGGCCGTCATCACCACCATGTGGGCACAGGTGTCCACGCCATCACAGGCCTCGCGGGCCATGGCCGCCATAGGCAGTTCGGCGGTGCCTTCAAAGACCAGAACCGCTTTTGCGTCCGACTCTTTCAGATGGAACGCAATTTCGCGCGGCTTCAGCAACACATTGAGCGGCACGACGACCCCGCCCATCTTGAGGATGCCGTAATAGGCGATGGGAAAGTACGGCAGGTTCGGGCATGACAGCGCGACGTGGTCGCCGGCCTGCAACCCGAGCTTGCGCAGTCCCCCGGCCACCTGGCACGCCATGGCATTCAACTGCGCATACGTGAAGCGCGTCGGCCCCATCACCACAGCCTCGCGCGCGGGCGTCAGCTTCGCCTGATGGTCAAGCAAATGCGCAAGATTCAGTGTGGTCGCATTCATCTCCGCATCTCCCCAGTCCCCCAGTTCCTAACTTCCCCAGTTCCTAACTTCCCCAGTTCCTAACTTCCCCAGTTCCTAACTTCCCCAGTTCCCCAGTTCCTAAGTTCCCAATTTCCGACTAAGCCACTTCGCCAGCGCGCCTATCTCCGCCGGCGTCAGCTTGCTTGCGAATTCCTGCATCTCGCCATCGGGCTTCACAGACAACGGGTCGGTGATCTGCCGCACGAGACGGGCCTCGTCGATGCGAGCGCCCACATCAGTCAACGCCGGGCCGTCCTTACCGCCGACTGGCCCCATGACGTGGCACCGCAGGCAGTTGCGGTTGAACAACACGGCCACGGCCGACTCTTCGGCATGCACGACAGGCGCGGCGCCTGCCCGTCCGCGAGCGAGCGCCGCGAGAATGGCTTCGTTGTCGTGCTGGTTGGTCACAGGCGCGGTGCGCAGGCCCGGCGCGATCATCTGCGGGTCAAGCAGGTGCGACGCCACCCAGTCGCGCGGTTTGGAAACGCGTATCGGATCGATGACGCCGGCCATCTTGCTCTCGCCATGGCACGTGGCGCACGTCCCTTCCGACATCAACGCCAGACCGGCCTGCTCGCGCACATTCCAGTCGCCGCCCGCCGCAGGCGGCTTGTCCAGCGCGCCCATCACGGTGAGGGTGGTCATCGCGACCACACCGGCCGCGAGTCCGGTCAACAACCACTTCCGCTCTTTCAACCCACGCGTACGCGCGCGGTCGATCCACGGCAGCAACGCCAGCAGGGTCATCACCGCACCGGGAATGACGATGGCGCCGACCACTTCGAGACGGCCGGGAAAGTACTTCAGGAGTTGGAAGAGGCCGAGGAAGTACCACTCGGGGCGCGGAATGTAGTCAGCCGCTGTGGGGTCGGCCGGCGGTTCCAGCGGCGGCGCACCCTGCCAGGCCAGGGCGGCAAGAGCCACGCCCGCGACGATGGCGACGGTGAGGTCTCGCGCGGCCTGGTAGGGGAAAAACGACTCGCGGGTGCCCTGGCGCTCGGTGATCGGTCCCGAGATTCCGTGGCGACGCATCAAGTAGAGGTGAAGAGCCGTCAGTCCGAAGAGTGCCGGCGGCAGCACCAGCACGTGGACGCCGTACCACCGCGTCAGCGTGAGCGCGCCGATGTCCGGACCGCCGCGCAGCAGGTTCGCGACGAACTCGCCGGCGAACGGTGTGAGTTTCGAAATGTTGATGGTGACCACCGTCGCCCAGTACGCGCGCTGGTCCCACGGCAGCAGGTAACCCGTGAGGCCGAAGGCCAGGATGACGTGGAGCAGCACCAGGCCGACGATCCAGTTGAGCTCGCGCGGCGCGCGGTAACTGCCGAACAGCACCACACGCGCCAGGTGGATGACGGCCGTCACCACCACCAGGCTCGCGCCCCAGTGGTGCAGGCCGCGCAGGACGTGTCCGCCGCGGACTTCGGTGGTGATGTAGCGCACGCTGTCCCAGGCGTGGTCGGGTGTGGGCGCGTAAAACAGCGCGAGGAGCGTGCCCGTCACCACCTGCAGCGTCAGCCCGAACAGCAGGAGGCTGCCGAACGTGAAGGCCCATCCCGTTCCCGGGGGAAGGGGTTCGTCGAGCAGGTGATGTTTGATGGTGCGAAAGCCCGTGCGATGGTCGAGCCAGTCAAAAAGCCCGCGCATCAGACCTCCACCTCAAGTTCGGCCGTGTCGGGATTCACGCGCACGGGAAGTTGATGCAGGCCTTCCGGGGGTGGCCCCGCCACCACCTTGCCGGCCCGGTCAAACGTGCCG from Acidobacteriota bacterium encodes:
- a CDS encoding long-chain fatty acid--CoA ligase, whose product is MNATTLNLAHLLDHQAKLTPAREAVVMGPTRFTYAQLNAMACQVAGGLRKLGLQAGDHVALSCPNLPYFPIAYYGILKMGGVVVPLNVLLKPREIAFHLKESDAKAVLVFEGTAELPMAAMAREACDGVDTCAHMVVMTANPAAPTTVERAMTLGQLMHGQPPVCPTHPSAPDDTAVMLFTSGTTGQPKAAELTHFNMTVNAMASRDMYTPLLNSGPEATNRYLVTLPLFHSTGQTAQMNAGVSSGGTLVLLPRFDPAATLKIMMDERINFWIGVPAMYWALLQLVRQTGADVSGIAREMKLCVSGGAPMPVAVLEDFQKTFNVRVLEGYGLSETSPVACFNQVQLPSKPGTVGLPIFGCEVRVVDDNDQPVPSGERGEVVIRGHNVMKGYYKRPEETAEALKGGWFHSGDIGIIDADGYVSIVDRKKDMVLRGGMNVYPREIEEVLMTHPAVAVAAVIGVPDDRLGEEIRAFVVLKPNQTLAADELIAWSKEQLAAYKYPRSVEIRESLPLGPTGKVFKRALRSS